The sequence GTTTTTCAAGCAATTTTGCCTTTAAAGGGTAAAATTTTAAATGTTGAAAAAAGTAGACTTGATAAAATTTTAAACTCAGAAGAGATTAAAAATATGATTACAGCTTTTGGATGTGGGATAGGTGAAGAGTATAATGAAGAAAAACTAAGATATCATAAAATTATAATTATGACCGATGCCGATGTTGATGGTAGTCATATACAAACCCTGCTTTTAACATTTTTCTTTAGATTTTTAAATCCTGTTATTGAAAAAGGTTATGTATATCTAGCTCAACCACCACTTTTCAAATATAAAAAAGGTAAAAAAGAGATATATTTAAAAGATGAAAAAGCTTTAAATGAGTTTTTAATTGAAACAGGGATTGATGGTGTTCATTTTGAAGGAATTGGTGATAGAGATTTAATTAGTTATTTAAAAATAGTTGCTCGTTATAAAATGCTTCTAAATGAACTTAAAAATAGATATAACTTAATTTTAGCTATTAGACATATGGTTGAAAATGAAGATATAATTGGACTTGAATATAGTGAAATTTTTGAAGTTTTAAAAACATTTTTAGAAAGTCATAATTTTAATATTTTAAATTCATACGTAAGTGATGATGAGATTAAGATTTATGTTCAAACACAAAGTGGGCTTGAAGAGCTTGTTATAAATGAAAACTTGTTTACAAATCCTATATTTGAAGAGGCGATTTTCATATATAATAAAATTAAATCAAGAGATCTTAAATTTGATAAAGATTTCTTAGAAGTTTTAGAAGAAATAGAAAAAAATGCTAAAAAAGGAGCTTATATTCAAAGATATAAAGGTCTTGGTGAGATGAATCCAGAGCAACTTTGGGATACAACTATGAATCCTGAAAATAGAAGACTTTTACAGATAAAAATAGAAGATGCACAAAGTGCTAGTGATACATTTAATCTATTTATGGGTGATGAGGTAGAACCTAGAAGAAATTATATTCAAGATCACGCTAAAGATGTAAAAAATTTGGACGTCTAATGATCCTTTATAGTTTAAATAAAGAGAGAGAAAAAAGATTTTTAATCTCTCTTAAAATTATATTACCTTTTATATCAGCTTTAATTATTTTAAATTATATAATATTTTCTAAGCTAAGCTATGATTATCAAGAGGTAATTCTTTTTTTAATTTTAATTCTTTTTTATGCATATTATGTGGCATATTTAATATTTTTTGCTTTTAAAAATAGCATTATAGATGAGGTGTCTAAAGCATTTTCAAGAGATGAAATTGTTAAAATTTTAAAAAAAACTATTAAAAAAAATAGAAAAAAAAATGCAGTTTTAATAAAAATAGAAAATTTTGAAGATATTAATCTAAGATATGGTTATCAAAATGGAGATAAACTTCTTGAAAAATTTGTTTATGAAATAACATATTTTTTTAAAGAAAATGGTTTTAAAAATTTACCTATTGGAAGATGTTCAAGTAATATTTTTATGTTTTTAGTTGATTGTAAAACAACCAAATTACAACATATGTTAAGAACTTTTGAAAGAAAACTTTCAAATGAGGGAATTAATAATATTGAAGTTAAGATTAAATTTGCAGATGTTTTAACTACTTATGATAAAAATTATGAGAATATTTTAAATTTTTTAATGACTAATATTTTTAATCTAGATAGTGAAAAGGAAAATTATGAAGCTATAAAATTAGATACATTGGATGAACTTGTTTTATATGCTATAGAAAAAAGTAATTTTGAAGTAAAAAAACAGACAATAAAATCTATAAAAGATGATAAGGATTTATTAAGTTTATATGTATATATAAAATCAGATGAGATAGGAAATATATCTAAAAATAGAGTTTTAAATATAGCTGCTAAAAATAATTACGAAATAAGGTATGATTTAAAGGTGATTGAATTTATAGCTGATAACTTTGAATTTATAAAATATGATAGATTTTTTATAGAAATTTCGCCAGTTAGTCTAAGAAATGAAAGCTTTAAAAATGAAATTTTTAGAATGATAACAAATAAAATCATAGATCCAAATAAAATAGTTTTTGAAATAAACGAAAAAACTTTTTATAGTGATTTAAATAGATTTAAAGAAATTATTGAACAGTTTAAAGAATATGGTTTTAAAATAGCACTAAATCAATTTTTAGGTTTAAATTATAGTGTTGAATATTTTAAAAGTTTAAATTTTGATTATTTGATATATGACATAGAGATAAATAAAAATTTAAGTGATAAAAAAATTAATGAAATAGTTAAAAGTTTTAATAATATATCTGATAAGTTAAATGTTAAAACCATAGCTAAATTTATTGATAAAGAAAATTTATATGAAGAATATAAAAATAATGGAATTGATTATATTCAAGGTTTTTATATAGATAGACCAAAAAGTATATAAAGGAAAAAGATGCGTTACGGAGAAAAAGAGATAAAAGAATTTGATATTGAAAAAGATTTAGAAATTTGGCCAAATAAACAAGATAGAGACTATATTATAAAAATAACTTTGCCTGAGTTTTGTTGTTTATGCCCAAGATCAGGTTATCCCGATTTTGCTACTATTTATTTGGAATATATACCAAATGAATATGTTGTTGAGTTAAAAGCGATAAAACTTTATATAAATAGTTTTATGAATAGACATGTAAGCCATGAAGATAGTATTAATGAAATTTACTCAGTTTTAGAAAAAAAACTAAATCCAAAATGGATGAAAATTATTGGGGATTTTAACCCAAGAGGAAATGTTCATACTGTTATTGAAATTGATTCAAATTTAATAGTAAATAGATCTATTGAAGATTTTAATGAAAAAAATTCAGATAACAATCAAGAAGATATAATCTCAGCAATAAAAGAGGAATTTCAAAAAGAAAAAGATGAAGCTGAGGCTAGAAGAGTAACTATGAAAGAAGAAAAAGCTTCAAGAGATAGTGATAGAAGATCAAGTTTTGGTGGTTCTAGGGATAATAGAAATCAAAGCAGAAATGATAGTCGTGGAAGTTTTAGAGATAACCGTAGTAAAGGAAATTTCAAAGATAGAAATTTTAAAGATGATAGTAGATCAAAATATAATAATAAAGACAGAGATGATAAAAATTTTGATAAAAAATCATATCCTAAAAAAGAGCCATTTTTTAAATCAAATTTTGATGATAGAAAAGCAGTAGTAGTTAAAAAAGATGATTAAAGCAAGTTTAGTAGAGCATATATTTAAAGCAGCTTCCATTTCAAGATGGAATGATTACCCTAAAATGGTAAATTTAGTAGAGCTTGATAAACAAGCACATAAATTTATAATAGCATATTTTATAGCAAAATATGAGAAAAATATTGATATGAATTATATTATAGAGGGTGGAATTTTTGATTTTTTAATTAGAATTATGGTAACTGACATTCGCCCTGATGTTTTTCACGAAATTCAAAAAACTAAATCAAAACAGATAAATGAGTGGGTTTTAGAAAAATTAAGAGATGAGTTAAGTGATATTGAAGATGGTAAGTTTTTAAAAAGATTTGAAGATTATTTAAAAAATAAAAATGACCATCAGGAAGAAAGACTTATCTTAAAAGCTGCTTCATATTTATCAACTAGGTGGGAGTTTAACATAGTTTATCAAACAAGCCAATTTTTAAATGATATAGAACAACTTAAATCAAAAGTAGATGAAGAGTTAGAGGATTATTACGAACTAATTGGTGTTAGAAAAATTACTATGAATAAAAAACTAGCAAGGATTATTGATTTAAGTGGAAGACTTAGATTTCAAAAAAGGTGGGCTCAAACACCAAGAATTCCTGAAACTTCTGTCTTGGGTCATATGTTTGTAGTTGCACTTTTAAGCTATTTTTACTCAATTAGTGTAAAAGCTTGTGATAAAAGAAAAGAATTTAACTTTTTTTGTGCTTTGTTTCATGATTTACCAGAAAGCCTTACAAGAGATATAATAAGCCCTGTAAAATATGGAGTTGAAGGGTTGAATGAAATTATAAATGAGTATGAAATGAGACTTATTAATGATGAAATTTTACCATATGTTCCAGAGCATATTAGAGATGAGTTTAGTTATATTTTAGGTATCAGAAGAGATGAAAATGGTAAATTTTTAAAAGATGAGTTTGAAAATAGAACCTATAAAAATGAACCAAAATTTCATGAAGGTAGTCTAAATAGTGTAAATAGTGATGAATATAGAGCAATTGATGGTAAAGCTTTAAAATATTGCGATAAATTATCTGCATTTTTTGAGGCAGGAATTTCAATTAGTTATGGTGTTAAAAGTAAAGAATTAACTAGTGGATTTAATTCTATTGGAGAATATTTTTATAATAATCAAAAAATAGAGGGAATTAATTTTTATGATATTTGTGAGGATTTTAAACAACAATTTGACTTGAAAGACCCCTTCCCAGATGGCTGCGGCACATATCATAGTTAAGTGCTCTGCTGTATTCCTACCCTGAAGCGGTGCTTAAAAATAACATTGCACAGGTCTAAGAAGAGGCGAACTAAAATTATATATAAAAAATACTTAAAAAAAGGTTTATTATGAGCATTAAAACAAAATTTTTCCTATTTTTTAAAGAACTTTTTGTTTTTAACCATAAATCTTTAGAATTTAGAGCAAAAATTTTTACAGCGATGTTTTTGGCAAAAAAAACTCGTAATGAAGAAGACTATGATAAACTTAGAGAGATTATTAAAGAGATATATCCTGATAATAAAACAAGAGTTGATATATTAATGGCAACTATTAAAGAGTATGTAAAATTAGCTGATACTTATAAAAGTATTAGTTTAGATAGTATATTAAGGGATATTGATAGAGATTTAAAATATAAAAAAAGATATATTAAAAAAATAGATTTTTCTCATCTTAGACGCATAATAAATTTAAGTGAAGATGAGGATGATATATTGATTCAGCAAAGAGTTTATGAGTTTTTAGTTGCTGAAAAAAAACGGTACGAATAGAATTTTTATTTTTATAAGAATTTTTTTTGTATAATGAAACCCTTAAAATTAAAATGGAGAAGAATTTGGAAGATATAAGAAATATAGCTGTAATTGCCCATGTTGACCACGGTAAGACTACTATGGTTGATCAATTATTAAAACAATCAGGAACTTTTGATGAGCACAAGAATTTTGGCGAAAGAGTGATGGATAATAATGATATTGAAAAAGAGCGTGGAATTACAATTTTATCAAAAAACACAGCTATTAGATACAAAAATACAAAAATAAATATTATAGATACCCCAGGACATGCGGATTTTGGTGGTGAGGTTGAGAGAGTTTTAAGAATGGTAGATGGAGTTTTACTTTTAGTTGACGCACAAGAAGGTGTTATGCCTCAAACTAAATTTGTTGTAAAAAAAGCTCTATCTTTAGGACTTAAACCAATCGTTGTTATTAATAAAATTGATAAACCAGCAGCGGACAGTGAAAGAGTAATTGATGAAATTTTTGATCTATTTGTTGCTCTTGATGCAAATGATGAACAACTTGATTTTCCTGTTGTGTATGCAGCTGCTAGAGATGGTTATGCAAAGCTTACATTAGATGATGAAAATAAAGATATGGTTCCACTTTTTGAAACAATTCTAAATAATGTACCAAAACCACAAGGAAGTGATGAAAATCCATTACAACTTCAAGTTTTTACCCTTGATTATGATAATTATGTTGGTAAAATTGGAATTGCAAGAATTTTTAATGGTAAAGTTAAAAAGGGTGAAAATGTAATGCTTATAAAAGCTGATGGAACTAAAACTACTGGTAGAATTTCAAAACTAATAGGCTTTTTAGGTCTTGATAAACTTGATATTGATGAGGCTGGTAGTGGAGATATAGTAGCTATTGCTGGATTTGATGCTTTAGATGTTGGAGATAGTATAGTTGATCCAGCTCATCCTGTTCCACTTGAAGCACTTCACATTGAAGAGCCAACTTTGAGTGTTATTTTTAGTGTAAATGATGGACCACTTGCAGGAACTGAGGGTAAAAGTGTAACTTCAAACAAAATTGAAGAAAGACTTAAAAATGAAATGAAAACAAATATCGCTATGCGTTATGAAAGTGCAGGAGAGAGTAAATTTAGAGTTAGTGGAAGAGGTGAACTTCAAATAACCATTCTAGCTGAAAATATGCGTAGAGAGGGTTTTGAATTGTGTCTTGGAAGACCTGAAGTTATTATAAAAGAGATAAATGGTGTTAAATGTGAGCCATATGAGCACTTAGTTATTGATGTTCCAGATGACTCTACAGGAACTGTAATTGAAAAACTTGGTAAAAAAAGAGCTGAAATGAAGGTTATGAACCCAACAGGTGATGGTCAAACAAGGTTAGAATTTGAAATTCCAGCTCGTGGGTTAATTGGCTTTAGAAGTCAGTTTTTAACTGACACTAAGGGTGAAGGTATAATGAACCATAGCTTTTTAGAATTTCGCCCTATGAGTGGAAGTGTTGAGCGAAGAATGAATGGTGCACTTGTAAGTATGGAAAATGGTGTTGCACTTGCATATTCTCTTTTTAATCTTCAAGATAGAGGAGTTTTGTTTGTAAAACCTCAAGATAAAGTTTATGTTGGTATGATAATTGGAGAACATAGTCGCCCAAATGATCTTGATGTAAATCCTATTAAGGGTAAAAACTTAACAAATGTTAGAGCAAGTGGAAGTGATGATGCTATAAAACTTGTTCCACCAAGAGCTTTAACTTTAGAGCGAGCATTAGAGTGGATAGAAGAGGATGAACTTGTAGAGATAACTCCAAAAAACATTAGAGTTAGAAAAAAATATTTAGACCCAACTACTAGAAAAAGAATGACTAAAAAATAAAAATTTGGTAGTTTTTACTACCAAATTTAATCTTTAAGATATATTATAATGCTTTAAAAAGGTTTAAAATGGATGAAATTTTAATTTTAAGCGGAGCAGGACTTTCAGCAGAAAGTGGATTAAAAACTTTTAGAGATAGTGGTGGTCTTTGGGAAGAATACAATGTAATGGAAGTTTGTTCAATCCAAGGGTTTGAAAAAGATAGACAAAAAGTTTTAGATTTTTATGATGAAAGAAGAGCACAACTTAAAAATTCAAATCCAAATTTAGCCCATAAAACAATTGCAAAAATAAAAGAAAAGTATAAAGATAAAGTTTCAGTTCTTACGCAAAATGTTGATGATTTATTAGAAAAAGCAGGTTGTAAAAATGTAATTCATCTACATGGTGAGCTTACAAAACTAAGATGTGAAGATTGTAATTGTGAGTTTTATATAGGCTATGAGAGTCAAAAAAGTAAAATTTGCCCACAATGTAATAGTAAAAAAGTTCGTCATGCTATAGTTATGTTTGGTGAAATGGCACCAATGTATCAAATTTTATATGAAAAATTAGAAAAAATGAAACTATTTGTTTGTATAGGAACTAGTGGAGAGGTTTTAGATGTAAAATCTTATGCTAGAATGGCTAAATTTAGTATTTTAAATAATCTTGAATATTCTAATTTAAATATGTACTTTTCAAAATCCTATAATGAATCAGCTACCAAGGCAATTTTAAAAATTGAAAAAGATATAGAAAATTTTGTTAAAAACGATAAAATTTAATTTTCTTAAACAAAGAGCCTAAAATAGATTAAATTTATAGTTTAGGCAACTAACAATATATTAAAACTATTTTTAATATGGTAAGATTTTGGGTTTAAAATGTAAGTTTTAAACTAGGCAATTATAAATTGCCTAGTTTTTTTAGGTTGAATTATCTAGCTACTGCTTCTAGTTCAATAGTTATGCTAACTTTATCTCCAACTGCAACACTTTTTTCACCAATACCAAAATCAGTTCTATTGATATTTGCTTCAAGAGTTAATCCAACTAGTGATTTACCATCTTGATTTTTTGAAACTCCACCTAATTCATATTTAAACTCAACAGGTTTAGTTACACCTTTTATAGTAAGGTCTGCTTTTACAACTCCTTCACCATCTTCTTGAGAAAATTCTTTCATCTCAAAAGTCATAGTTGGAAATTTTTCAGCATCAAAAAAGTCTGCACTTACTATGTGTTCGTCTCTAGATTTAATATTAGTGTTTACAGATGATATTTCCGCCTCGCCTTTTATAGATTTAAATTGTTTAGTAGTTTCATCAAATTCCAAAACACCTTTAAAAGAATTAAAATTCCCTTTAACATTGCTAATTTGCATATGTTTTATTTTAAAATTTAAAGATGAATGAGCTGCATCCACATCATAAGTTAAGAAATTTGAATTATCCATATTTTCTCCTTGTAATTTTTTATGTTAAGAATTTTAGTTTAATTTATTAAATAAAAAGTAATTTTTTTAAAATAAATTATATATCATAAAAAATATTTATACTTTAATATATAAATTAACTTAAATAAAAAATTAATATTTATTTTTAAAATTATTAAAATATAGTATAATATGCTTTATTAAATCTTTATAAAGGAAAAGTATGGAATTTCTTGGATTTATATTATTTGGGATATCTATTTTAATAGTTTTAGTAAGTCCTGAGAAAGAGTGTTTGGCATTTGGAACTTTTCTTTTAGGTACTATAATTTGTTTTGGCATGTTTTTTATAGCAAGTTGGACTTCTTTATTACCATATGCAAGTTATTAGGAAAATTTACATGAAATTTTTAAATGAAAAAAACTTTGATTTTTTAATGGCTAGTGCAGTTTTATTAGTTCTTGCTATCCCTGTTGGTATTGCTAATATTTATTTAGGATACATTATTGGTGAAGGTCCTTGTACGCTTTGTTGGTGGGAAAGAATGGGAATGGTTGTAATTGGTTCAGCAGGTATTTTAATTCTTAGATATGGACTTAAAGCTAAATATATAGCGTCCATTTTATTTAGTGCGGCTTATGGAATTTTTATGACATTAAGGCATGCTAGCTTTAGCATATATAGAGATGTTGGTATGGGTTTTGGTGGTGATATATTTGGAGCTCATACATATACTTGGGGTATTTTAGTATATTGGGTTGTAATTTTGGCTATGGGTATTTTTATACTTTTTGCTAAAAATAGTGAAATTGCTGCTGATATTTCAAGAAAAGATACTAGAATAAAAAAATTATCACCATACTCAAAATTTGTTATTTTTATAAGTATTATTGTAGTTTTTTCAAATGCATTTCAAGCTTTAATTTCAGCAGGAATTCCTCCATATAGTGGAAAAGGTAGCCCTGAAAGAATTAGTTTAAATAATACTTGGACAACTGGAGTTTGGAAAAGATTTCAAAAGCCTTTTTCTTTTGTTGGTTCTAATATAGTTGAAAATCCATATATAAGTGGAGAACAAAATAAAATAAGTATTAAGTTTAATGAAAATTCAAATGATGGGGCTTTTGTAAATTTAAAACAAGCGCCAAAAGTTAAAAATGAATTTAAAATTCCTTTTAAAGTGGAGGGAATTTTTGGTAAAGGTGTTGCCTCATCTCTTTCTTATAATAAAAATGATGATAGTTTTGCAAT is a genomic window of Campylobacter blaseri containing:
- a CDS encoding EAL domain-containing protein, which encodes MILYSLNKEREKRFLISLKIILPFISALIILNYIIFSKLSYDYQEVILFLILILFYAYYVAYLIFFAFKNSIIDEVSKAFSRDEIVKILKKTIKKNRKKNAVLIKIENFEDINLRYGYQNGDKLLEKFVYEITYFFKENGFKNLPIGRCSSNIFMFLVDCKTTKLQHMLRTFERKLSNEGINNIEVKIKFADVLTTYDKNYENILNFLMTNIFNLDSEKENYEAIKLDTLDELVLYAIEKSNFEVKKQTIKSIKDDKDLLSLYVYIKSDEIGNISKNRVLNIAAKNNYEIRYDLKVIEFIADNFEFIKYDRFFIEISPVSLRNESFKNEIFRMITNKIIDPNKIVFEINEKTFYSDLNRFKEIIEQFKEYGFKIALNQFLGLNYSVEYFKSLNFDYLIYDIEINKNLSDKKINEIVKSFNNISDKLNVKTIAKFIDKENLYEEYKNNGIDYIQGFYIDRPKSI
- the typA gene encoding translational GTPase TypA, whose product is MEDIRNIAVIAHVDHGKTTMVDQLLKQSGTFDEHKNFGERVMDNNDIEKERGITILSKNTAIRYKNTKINIIDTPGHADFGGEVERVLRMVDGVLLLVDAQEGVMPQTKFVVKKALSLGLKPIVVINKIDKPAADSERVIDEIFDLFVALDANDEQLDFPVVYAAARDGYAKLTLDDENKDMVPLFETILNNVPKPQGSDENPLQLQVFTLDYDNYVGKIGIARIFNGKVKKGENVMLIKADGTKTTGRISKLIGFLGLDKLDIDEAGSGDIVAIAGFDALDVGDSIVDPAHPVPLEALHIEEPTLSVIFSVNDGPLAGTEGKSVTSNKIEERLKNEMKTNIAMRYESAGESKFRVSGRGELQITILAENMRREGFELCLGRPEVIIKEINGVKCEPYEHLVIDVPDDSTGTVIEKLGKKRAEMKVMNPTGDGQTRLEFEIPARGLIGFRSQFLTDTKGEGIMNHSFLEFRPMSGSVERRMNGALVSMENGVALAYSLFNLQDRGVLFVKPQDKVYVGMIIGEHSRPNDLDVNPIKGKNLTNVRASGSDDAIKLVPPRALTLERALEWIEEDELVEITPKNIRVRKKYLDPTTRKRMTKK
- a CDS encoding SIR2 family NAD-dependent protein deacylase, with the translated sequence MDEILILSGAGLSAESGLKTFRDSGGLWEEYNVMEVCSIQGFEKDRQKVLDFYDERRAQLKNSNPNLAHKTIAKIKEKYKDKVSVLTQNVDDLLEKAGCKNVIHLHGELTKLRCEDCNCEFYIGYESQKSKICPQCNSKKVRHAIVMFGEMAPMYQILYEKLEKMKLFVCIGTSGEVLDVKSYARMAKFSILNNLEYSNLNMYFSKSYNESATKAILKIEKDIENFVKNDKI
- a CDS encoding YceI family protein yields the protein MDNSNFLTYDVDAAHSSLNFKIKHMQISNVKGNFNSFKGVLEFDETTKQFKSIKGEAEISSVNTNIKSRDEHIVSADFFDAEKFPTMTFEMKEFSQEDGEGVVKADLTIKGVTKPVEFKYELGGVSKNQDGKSLVGLTLEANINRTDFGIGEKSVAVGDKVSITIELEAVAR
- a CDS encoding disulfide bond formation protein B; translation: MKFLNEKNFDFLMASAVLLVLAIPVGIANIYLGYIIGEGPCTLCWWERMGMVVIGSAGILILRYGLKAKYIASILFSAAYGIFMTLRHASFSIYRDVGMGFGGDIFGAHTYTWGILVYWVVILAMGIFILFAKNSEIAADISRKDTRIKKLSPYSKFVIFISIIVVFSNAFQALISAGIPPYSGKGSPERISLNNTWTTGVWKRFQKPFSFVGSNIVENPYISGEQNKISIKFNENSNDGAFVNLKQAPKVKNEFKIPFKVEGIFGKGVASSLSYNKNDDSFAISNTEGGVYFTDLNFKQTHYAIIDKPNGRNIKKAVASTFVDNMFVVAGFNKTIFAVKKTPNSKIDSYKEWNSFRKTSGGLEMPWYRDRPALLTIRAKKQYILTLSKDKDSDFMYMISVPNDKVKGSILIKVDTKDRLLSSESLISSKIDLKKGRDIKDYYITAGDIYGGKFLAYSKNYNTLLVINLDSAKIIDAYEMPKIGDISSITIKDSSIFVLYYKEKEPYIAEIENPLILN